In Nitratireductor basaltis, the following are encoded in one genomic region:
- a CDS encoding DUF4870 family protein, with translation MSDINNPNPSPERAPERKTDRWLEPGPTNIQVIYILYLASFVIGITALVGIVLAYMNRGKAEGWVESHYTWAIRTFWIGLLFGFISMILMVVGIGFLLMFAVAVWAVIRIVIGLKAVSNNEPIANPQSWML, from the coding sequence ATGAGCGACATCAACAACCCCAATCCGTCACCTGAACGCGCACCGGAACGCAAGACCGACCGCTGGCTGGAGCCCGGCCCGACCAATATCCAGGTCATCTATATTCTCTATCTCGCCAGCTTCGTCATCGGCATCACCGCCCTGGTGGGCATCGTCCTGGCCTACATGAACCGCGGCAAGGCGGAAGGCTGGGTGGAAAGTCACTATACCTGGGCGATCCGCACCTTCTGGATCGGCCTCCTCTTCGGCTTCATTTCTATGATTCTCATGGTGGTCGGCATCGGCTTCCTGTTGATGTTCGCGGTCGCCGTCTGGGCCGTCATCCGCATCGTCATCGGCCTTAAAGCCGTCTCCAACAACGAGCCCATCGCCAATCCGCAAAGCTGGATGTTGTAA
- the glcF gene encoding glycolate oxidase subunit GlcF has product MQTTFTAEQLADPATAESEQILRKCVHCGFCTATCPTYVELGNELDSPRGRIYLIKDMLENGRPADPEVVTHIDRCLSCLSCMTTCPSGVNYMHLVDHARVHIEKTYRRPLHERVIRTVLAKTLPYPDRFRASLKLAKLGKPLAPVFRAIPGLKPLAAMLALAPDSVPPASSVPAQGAHEPQREKRGRVALLSGCAQSVLDPEINASTIRLLTRFGYETVVPRGEGCCGALVHHMGREEEALAFARNNVDAWMREIEKGGLDAIIITTSGCGTTIKDYGHMLRLDPDYAAKAARVSALAKDVSEFLDTIELPEPEHVSDLKVTYHSACSMQHGQRIRRQPKALLTKAGFTVSEPREGHLCCGSAGTYNIMQPEISARLRRRKVKNIEATKPDVIATGNIGCITQIAGGTDTPILHTVQLLDWAYGGPKPQALG; this is encoded by the coding sequence ATGCAAACCACCTTCACGGCCGAACAGCTGGCCGATCCCGCCACAGCCGAGTCCGAGCAGATCCTGCGTAAATGCGTGCATTGCGGGTTCTGCACCGCCACCTGCCCCACCTATGTGGAGCTTGGCAACGAGCTGGATAGCCCGCGCGGGCGTATCTATCTCATCAAGGACATGCTGGAGAACGGGCGGCCAGCCGACCCTGAGGTGGTCACGCATATCGACCGGTGCCTGTCATGCCTTTCCTGCATGACCACCTGCCCTTCAGGCGTGAATTACATGCACCTGGTCGATCATGCGCGGGTGCATATCGAGAAGACCTATCGCCGCCCGCTGCATGAACGGGTGATCCGCACCGTTCTGGCTAAGACTTTGCCCTATCCAGACCGTTTCCGTGCCTCTTTGAAGCTTGCAAAACTGGGCAAGCCCCTTGCCCCGGTCTTTCGTGCCATACCGGGCCTCAAGCCGCTCGCGGCCATGCTGGCACTTGCACCTGATAGCGTTCCCCCGGCATCAAGTGTGCCAGCACAAGGCGCTCATGAACCTCAAAGGGAAAAGCGCGGGCGCGTGGCACTTCTCTCCGGCTGTGCGCAGTCCGTGCTTGATCCAGAGATCAACGCCTCCACAATCCGGCTTCTGACGCGGTTCGGCTATGAGACGGTTGTGCCGCGCGGGGAAGGCTGCTGCGGCGCGTTGGTGCATCATATGGGACGTGAGGAAGAAGCCCTCGCCTTCGCACGCAACAATGTCGATGCCTGGATGCGTGAGATCGAGAAAGGCGGGCTCGACGCCATCATCATCACGACGTCGGGTTGCGGCACGACCATCAAGGATTACGGTCACATGCTGCGGCTTGATCCCGATTATGCGGCGAAGGCTGCGCGTGTCTCGGCTCTCGCAAAGGATGTAAGCGAGTTTCTCGACACGATCGAACTTCCCGAGCCGGAGCATGTGAGCGATCTGAAGGTGACATATCACTCGGCCTGCTCCATGCAGCACGGCCAGCGCATCCGCCGCCAGCCCAAGGCGCTTCTGACCAAGGCAGGCTTTACCGTATCCGAGCCGCGCGAGGGGCATCTGTGCTGCGGGTCGGCGGGCACCTACAATATCATGCAGCCGGAGATTTCCGCGCGCCTGCGCCGGCGCAAGGTGAAGAATATCGAGGCGACGAAGCCCGATGTCATCGCCACCGGCAATATCGGCTGTATCACGCAGATCGCCGGCGGCACGGACACGCCGATCCTTCATACGGTGCAACTGCTCGACTGGGCCTATGGAGGGCCGAAGCCGCAAGCGCTTGGCTGA
- a CDS encoding L,D-transpeptidase, which translates to MKLFLAAAVTAAALLGAGGALAQTRYVEPPPVMVSPDLSAPWVLQLRQPQGVQTRHYQRQRVVRQAQPRPQYRQAQPVYRQQPQVAQPRQLRPQQQAALAARAPAKPKPQMNPIYLPQVVDYDGPHGAGTVVVDTSNRFLYLVEAGGKARRYGVGVGKEGFEWRGTEKITRKREWPDWRPPAEMIAREKKKGRILPAHMKGGPANPLGARALYLGSTLYRIHGTNAPWSIGQAVSSGCIRMRNEDVMDLYNRVSVGTKVVVL; encoded by the coding sequence TGACAGCTGCCGCGTTGCTGGGTGCAGGTGGAGCACTGGCCCAGACGCGCTATGTCGAGCCGCCACCGGTGATGGTAAGCCCCGATCTTTCCGCGCCCTGGGTGCTGCAGCTTCGCCAGCCACAGGGCGTCCAGACGCGCCATTATCAGCGCCAGCGCGTTGTGCGCCAGGCACAACCGCGACCGCAATATCGCCAGGCACAGCCGGTTTACCGCCAGCAGCCTCAGGTGGCGCAGCCACGCCAGCTGCGTCCGCAGCAGCAGGCGGCACTCGCCGCGCGTGCGCCGGCCAAGCCAAAGCCGCAGATGAACCCGATCTATCTGCCACAGGTGGTGGACTACGACGGTCCGCACGGAGCCGGAACGGTGGTGGTGGATACGTCCAACCGCTTCCTTTACCTTGTTGAAGCCGGGGGCAAGGCGCGTCGCTACGGCGTCGGTGTGGGCAAGGAAGGCTTCGAGTGGCGCGGCACCGAGAAGATCACGCGCAAGCGTGAATGGCCGGACTGGCGTCCGCCGGCAGAAATGATCGCACGTGAAAAGAAGAAGGGGCGTATTCTTCCCGCTCACATGAAGGGCGGTCCTGCGAACCCCCTTGGCGCACGCGCGCTTTATCTTGGTTCCACTCTCTACCGCATCCATGGCACCAACGCGCCCTGGTCGATCGGACAGGCTGTTTCTTCAGGCTGCATCCGCATGCGCAACGAAGATGTGATGGACCTGTACAATCGTGTATCGGTCGGCACCAAGGTCGTGGTACTGTAG